In Formosa haliotis, the sequence TATAGGTTCCTTCTGGGTTTTGTAAAGCCAGAACCATATCTGTTACATCTGCATAACAAGCAAACGATTTAGATACTTTTTGTATGGGTGTATTAACCGCATCGTAAATTAATTCTCCTGTGATATCTTGGTATCCACCAGCAGGTGTTTTAAACTTAATTTTATTAATAGAACTTCTGTCATCTTCATAATAAATACCAGACCAGTATAACCCGGCATAAATGATGTTGTAGCAGTTTGTAGGCACCTTTAAGTCGGCTGAACTTGAACTAAATGTAGAGTTATCGTTATCTATATCGATATACTGCATATCTAAATTCGCATTCATTTCGTTCCCGTTGTAGGCATCATTAGGACCATTGTTTCTATCTTTTCTATTTAATATGTTATTACCAATTAATAACATATCACCTTTTAAGGTCTGATCGAATCTAGGTGTGAACGGAACATGATTTCCGAAATTGTTTTGTGCGTAGGAGAGCATACTGCACAAGACGACTGCAACAGTTAGTACTGTTTTAATTAAAGTAGGTTTTCTCATAGTCTTTACATTTTAGCACTTTGGGGAAATGCTGTTTAGTAATTAGGTACTTATTTGGATTATTGGTTTTCTGTTTTTTACTATATGTTTAACACTTTGGGGAAATGTTAACCATATATTTATTTTTTATTGGTTGTTAATTTTTATTCGTTTCATTCGTGTTTATTGGCATAATCCATATATCATCAAAATATTTATGATTTACATTCGTATAATAGCTTATTAATGCATCCTGCCATTCATCAAATCGTTTCAAGTATACATACATGTAATTGTTTTTAGGATTAATAAATGAATCTGGATCTAAACCTCGACTCAATAAATCATCTTTAAAATTAATAGCATTTGTATAGTCTGAGAACACATTAGCAACTATGTAATAGCCTTGAGGGATATCTTTCATTTCAAGCTTTACACCTGTACTTGGCGATTGTCTTAAATCTTCTACACCTTTTAATTTTAAACGGTTTCTAACTTCTTCGTCCGCTTTTTCTTGGGCTATTTGCAAGTCTGTTTTTGCAGGTACCGTTTTCGGGTTTTGTTCATCTTCATTATCAACATGAATAATATAAAGGTCTTTGTCTTCGCCTTTTTCAGTTTTATCATTTAAAGCACTAATAGCTTCTGGTAAAATGTCGTATCGTTTAATATTTACAAGTGTTTTATTATTTATGTCCTCTTTAGGCGTAGACACTAAATAGTAGCCATCTTTTGCGTTTTTTAAATCTTCAACCGTTTTAGGAACAATTTTATTTTGAGTTGCATTGGCATTTCGTAAAACTATAGGTTTCGCGTTTTTACCTAAAGCTTGTACATTCTCTGCACGATCTGCATAGGTTTTAAGATTGGTGATTCGGGTTTCAACTTCAATTTTTTCTGAAGGAGTTAAAGTTTCATCTTCCAATAAGTTTTCTAAGAATGGTAAAGTGTTTTCATCCAGTTCAACTTCTATATCTGCAAGAAGGTTATCTTTTTCTGAAGTAGCATTTAATACATCGTACTCTTCGATTAATTTTTCGGCATCGTGATTAAAAGCTTCAAACGGATCGGTTTTACGTTCGTGTTTTATTGCAAATGCAATATTGAACTCATGCGTAGAACCAAAATTTGAAATGCCATTTTTAATTCCTTTTTCGTAGGTATACCCAATAGAAATACGTTTTGAAAGATGCACCCCAAGTCCTGCACTAATACCATAAAAGCTATCGTAACCTGTTTGTAACCATCCAAGTTTAGGGGCATCAAAAATTGCAGATGCTCCAAAATCAAAATCGGTAACTTCGTTAAAACGTGTACGAACTAGCCCCTGAAGTGTTGCTTCCTCTAACAAGACCTCCATAGATTGTAAAGGATGCGTGTACATACCGTGAATAATAAATGATTTCGGAACATAATCATTGGCTAATTTTGTTGAAGAAAAATCAAAATCCACTAAATTTTCGGCGTATAATCCAAAATCAAATTGCTTATAACTTAAATTAATTCCTGGCTGAATGCTTAATAATGAGGTGTTATCTAAACCTGCTATAAGCGGATCTTGATCGCTTGTTACAATTTTATTTCGGTTTAATCCGCTATTGTAATAAGCAAAATTGAAACCTAAGGTTAAATCTAATTCGTTGTTAAGTTTAATGTTGTATGCGTAATTAGCAAGGGCTCCAAAACTTGAAATGACTCCCATGTTCTGTTGAAATAATCCAAAACCTAATCCAGCCTTTTCGGTGAATTTTCCAGAGTAGCTAATAATGTACACTTTAGGTGCATCGTTAAAACCAACCCATTGACTTCTGTTATATGCCGAAATGTTTGTGTTATGTTCTCGAACAAAAGTAAACGTAGGGTTTTGTAAAAAACGATTGTATTTTAAATTGTTTTGAGACGGTACACTTAAGGACAACACAGGGTTTTCTTGCGCACAAATTTGACCCAGTGCGAAGACCTGAACGATAAAAAATAATATGATGTGTTTTTTTATCATCTCCTTATTTTATTATGGTTATAGATCCTTTGTTTGTAATTTCATTTCCAGATTTTATGGTGTAATAAAACACCGGACTTTTTGTTGAAAATTTAAAATCTGTTGCAGGCCAATTGTTCGAATAATTGGTTGTTTTTAAGACTTCCTTTCCTGTGGCTTCATATATTGTAATTTCTGTATTTTCATTTAAATAGGTTGAAGGTAAGGCCCAAGTGTCGTTATAACCATCGCCATTTAAACTCACTATATTAGGAATAGCAATCGCATTGTTTGGTATAATATTTACGTTGAATTCTCTAACCGTTTCACAAGATCCAACGGAAGCCGTTAAGGTGTAAATACCAGCTTCAGATATTTTTACTTCCCATGTTTCGCTAATTATAGCATCATTAAATTTCCAGATGTAAGTTGAAGCTCCTTCGGCAGATAATGTTAGGCTTGTGCCTTCGTATAAATTGATGTCTGATGGATGACTAGTAATAACTTGGCTGTCATCGAAATAATTTAGCTCAATACTATTAGAAGCCACCGTACAATTGGCATCGCTTATTTCTAAATAATACATACCAGCTTCTTGAGTGGTAAGTTCTGGAGTTGTTTCTAAAACCTGAGTATCACCTTCCTTATACCACGCATAGCTATATTGCCCTAAATGTGGATTGTCTGTTGTTAAAACTACTTGGCTGTTAGTATCGCAAAGCGTGCCTTCAGAAGTAATAGAGAAGGCTTCTATAGATGATAATTGTACTTCGATATTATTCGAAATAACATCGCCAAATCCAGGAATATGGCTTACTAAATTGTAGGTTCCGTTTTGTGTAAAATCTTGAATGTCTAACTCTAAAGAGGTCGCATTTGCAACTGTAGCACCGTCTTTTAGCCACTGAAAACTGTAGGTAGAAGTGTCACCTTCAAGTAAATCTATCGTCCCATTAGCTGTAGAGGCTTCTAAACTAGATAGCGATAACTGAGTAGGTGAGGTAGAACAGGTTTTAAAATCAGCGTCTGTACTAATGGTCGCAACAGCGTCTGTAGGCGTTGAAATTGTAAACGTTTTAGATACTTCGGTAATACAATCGGCAGTTTGTGCTACGGTAACTTTATAAATTCCGCCCTCTGTAATGGTTAGGGTAGATTGATTTTCGTTGTTTAAGGCTACATCATCTTTATACCAAGAATAGGTTGGATTAACGGCATCCGTTTGCACTTCTATTAATTTAGTTGTTCCAGGAAGTAAAACATCGGATTCTGGTGTTTCTGAGGTAATAGAAATTTGTCCTTTTACTAAGGATATGATGTTTGATGTTGAGGTACAATCGCCAGTTAAAACATCTAAATGATAATCACCCTCATTAGTAGTGGTTATACTGAAGGTATTTTCACCAGTAATTAAAACATCATTTTTATACCATTGGTAGCTGTAATTAGAATTGGTTACCGACGATGTAATGACTACAGAGTTTCCTTCGCACAAAGCCGTGTTGTTTGAAATTTCTATAACTTCTGAAGCCAAATTAATATCAAGTGCATTAGAAATAACCGTTTCAGAATTACCAAGATTTACGTCTAAGGTATAGCTACCATTTTCTGAAGCCGAATTGATATGTATTGAGCTTGAGGTTTCTCCACTTACTTCAATATTATTGTTATACCATGTAAAAGAATACGCTTGGGTATTTCCTAATAAATCGATGACGGCATTGTCTGTAATAGCATCAAATTTAGAAACGCTTAATGTAGTTTGGGCGCTATTACAAGCCTCATAATCATTAAGAGCAGTAATCGCTAATTCGTAATATAATGGAGCATATACTGTAATAGATGCTTCTTTTTCTATTGTACAAGGAGAATTTTGGGCCACGGAAACACGATACACTCCTGGTTCTGCTACCGAGATATTAGATTCTGATGATCCAGTTATAACACTACCATCTTTAAACCAAGTATAGGTTGGGGCAGTGGCCGTTGTTGTGGTGTTTAATTGAATGGTGTTTCCAGGAATAAGTAGTACTTCATCTTGGTTGTTGTTAATAGAAATATCTATATCTAATAAATCGATATCAATAGCATTCGATACAAAGTCACAACTTCCATTATCTATGGTAACATGATATAACCCTGGTTGGGTAGCATTATAAGTTGGTGCATCAGAATTTGCTATAGGGCTATTGTCTTTAAACCAAGTAAAAGTAAAACTACTGTCCTGAAAATTACTTGTTAAAAGGGTGCTTCCGCCATTGCAAATAGCATTTGCATTATTTTCCGATGAAATAATAGGTTTAATATCACTAATAACATTAACATCGACAATGTTAGAATAGGAATCCATAACACAGTTACCATAATCGACAATACAATAATACGATCCCGACTCAGACACCGTTAATTGAGATGTGGTTTCTCCCGATATTTCTAAAAAGTTTTTATACCATTTATAGGTAAGTTCAGGATAATATACAGGCGATGCTGGCGTGTTATTATTATCGATCGTTAAGGTGTAGGTTTCCCCTTGGCAAAGAGATACATTACTATCGTAACTATTTATTGAAAACGGTTGATTATGAATAGCGTAATGTGCAGAAAAAGCACTTGATTCCGGACTTGTAAATTCTGGATCTGTACTTTTAATTCTTATTTTATAACCTGTCCCAGAAGCAGTTTCCGGAATTTTAAATTTGGCACGAACTGGAGATGTAGTATTGGTTAAAGTTTCTAAAACTGTAGGTGCATCGAAACTTCCAGAGCCATCTGAGAGTTCTATTAAAAAGGTGTTGTCTGAGCCTAAATTTTGTGCTGGATAAAATGAAAACGTAACTTGATATTCATTAAAATCGGTTGATGCACAAGCCTGAGTAAAATCTAATGTCGGAGTTAAAATCGTGATTTGGGAGTAACTCTCTACAGTAAAAAATAACCAGATAAATAGTCCAACAAACAAACAGTGCTTATTTGGTAGGTTAATGCTTTTCATGGTGGATTAGTAAAATTTATTTAGATGTTTACTTCTTTTTGGGGTAAGTAGTAAAAGGCTAAATAAAAGTGGCTTTTAGTTTTGTTTCAATATGCTTTTGTTATAATTAAAAAATGTATTTATACTTTTCTAAGTCTACTTCATTTTATTGTTGAAGTAAGAATTATAGGATAAACCTATGAATTTAATTACGCTTCAACAAGTATTTTTGCATTTAATCGATAAAATGCAGCATTTTATCCCGATAATTTTTTGTGACTTTGAAAAAAAGGTGCTTAAAAAAATACGAAATGTATTTAAAAACAAGGGCTTAAAAGTGAAAACTGAAAAATGTGATTAAAAAGCGATTTTTTATTAAAAATAGAGCTTAAAGATACTTATGTAAGATAAATCGATACCATTTATGTAGCGCTAAAATGGTGTTGAAAGTGTAGAATTTTAGGTGTACAAATTGCTATTTTTTCCTTTTTATAATAAAGTACTGTACCAAAAGCTAAACCAGATGTCTTTTAAGACCGATATAATGTGTAGTGATTTTTATATAACCTCAATACAGTAACTTTCCTAAGAGAATACAAAACGTTTTGAAAGTGATTGTTTAAAGCATATAGCCTTAGGAAAACAAATTAATCATTTAAAACTTCAATGTCCACTTTGGTGATACCGTCATCAATAAAATCAAGTTTTTTAGCTGCAGCACGAGAGACATCTATAATTCTGCTTTTTTTTCGTGGTCCACGATCATTAATAGTCACAATTACAGATTTGTTGTTACTTAAATTAGTAACCCGTACACGAGTATTAAAAGGAAGTGTTCTATGGGCCGCGGTTAATTTATTCTTTTTATAAGTTTCGCCGCTCGCCGTTTTCTTGCCTTGCAAACTATTGCTATAATAACTAGCGATACCAGTAGTAGTTTGTGCTGTAGCTGTTTGTGTTGCCCAACATATAATTACAACACAGATTATTTTTATTAAATTTTTCAAAAGTAAGTAGGTTTTTGGGGTGGGAGTTCTATGATTCGCGGCTAAATATAAAATATTATAACATTAATAAACAATAATCAGTCTTCCTTTTTAACAGGTAAGGGCTTTATACGACCGTCGTAATTTATGGTATTTCTATTGGTGCTATTAATATTTAAAGTTGTGGTTTCTGGGCCGTAAATGCGGAGCGTACAATCGAAAGTTTCGGTACCATTGGTAGCAGAAAAATTGACTATTACAATGCGTTTTTTATCGTTATAACTTACTTCGTAATTTTTAAGTTCACCATCAAATTTAATACCGCCATCTCCACCATAAGGAATGCTTTGGGCCACGCCAAAAAAAGGTAGTTCGGCTTTGGCTTTTGTTTTATCAATATTTAAATAATTTGGGTTGCCAATTAAAGTTATGCGTTTTCCACTCTGGGTGGTCGCCCAATCACCTTCAAAGGTATATTGTTTGGTATCAATAAGAGTTTTCATATTAGCAAACTCTTGTGCTTCTTTTTCTTTTTTGGCTGCTTTTCGTTCCGAGCGTGTTTGTGCAACAGAAAAATGAATTCCAAAGCATATAACAAATAGTACTACTATATATTTTTTCATGCTATATAATTTTATGTAATCATTTCAAATTTAGACTAGATTTTTTAAGTTTTCTAGAGCTTTAGTTATTTTTTATGATTCAGGATATTTCTAAACTAAAGACATCAAAATAATTTTTAAGTGATGTTCTACCTTTAATATACAATAAATAAGTCAATTTTATATTGGCTACTGTATTCACTTTAAACTAAAACCAGAAAAATACATAGTTATACGTATTGTGTGCAGTAATATTGCTCGAAGTAATGATTTTCGAATATTTGAAGTGACTGAAGATCTTTTTTCGATATTTGGAGGAAATTTAAAAGCTGAAGATGGTTTTTTTATTAACATTGGAAATGACCTAGCGCTTTTTTAAAAACGATTTTAGCCATAACCCCGATTTTTTTATAATGCGTTCTTGGCTTTTAAAATTGGTATAGAACAATCCAAATCTTGGTTTTATGCCTTCTGCCCATTCAAAATTATCTACCAAAGTCCAGAAAAAATAACCTTGTACTGGAATGTTATTTTCTATAGCCTTTAAGGTGTATTTAAAAGTCTTTTTAAAATAGGAAATTCGATTTTTGTCAAGGATTTTCCCATCCTCTAATTCATCTTCAAAACAGATACCAGATTCTGTAATGTAAATGGCTTTTATTTGTTGGTATTGATTAAATTGTTGAAGCACTTTGTATAACCCTTTTGGATAAATTTCTAAATCCATAGCATTTATATTCACATTTCTTTTTGCCGCTGGTACCTCGGTGGCAAATAAAATAGGAGGGAAAAGACTAAATTTGGCCACCACTTTAAAATAATATTGCACCCCAATAAAATCGAAATCAAAAGGCATTAATGCATCGTCACCCGGTAAAACATATTTTTCTATACGTTTTAAACCAGGAATAGTTTCGGTGGGATACCCGAGCCCCAAAGCGGGTTCTAAAAAAAACGATTCAGTAAAGCATCAAGGCGTTCTGCTGCCTTTTTATGAATAATACGTCTGTTTATTGGCCGTACATAAGAGCAAGAAAAGGAAGTTCCTATGTTGGCCTGTTCCACATTTTTTCGAACAATGCGTCCTCCAATAGCCTGACAAAGGGTGGCGTGATGAGCGGCAGGTAAAAAATTTCGTAAGCCTTTCTTTCCTGGAGCGTGCATCCCCATAAAATAGCCTAAGCCAATAAAACTCATAGGTTCGTTTAAAATGATCCATGTTTTTACTTTAGATCCGTATTCTTTAGTACAAAACGTAACATAGCTTTCAAACCAATCTAAAATCGCTCTGTTGGTCCATCCTCCCTGATCCTGTAGGGCTTGAGGTAAATCCCAATGATATAAAGTTATCCAAGGTTCAATATTTAAACTCAAACAGTAATCTATAACATCGTGATAAAAAGCTACACCTTCCGGATTAACGTCTCCTGTTCCTAAAGGAAATAGACGAGACCAGGACAATGAAAATCGGAAGCAATCTAAATGTAAAGCTTTAACGTTTAGAATATCGTCTTTATAATACGTGTAGAAATCTGTTGCTGTATTACCGTTTCCTTTTTTAAACTGACTGCGATTGGTAAATGTATCCCAAATAGACGGACCTTTACCATGGGTGTTATATGCACCTTCGTTTTGATACGCCGAG encodes:
- a CDS encoding septal ring lytic transglycosylase RlpA family protein, whose amino-acid sequence is MKNLIKIICVVIICWATQTATAQTTTGIASYYSNSLQGKKTASGETYKKNKLTAAHRTLPFNTRVRVTNLSNNKSVIVTINDRGPRKKSRIIDVSRAAAKKLDFIDDGITKVDIEVLND
- a CDS encoding gliding motility-associated C-terminal domain-containing protein; this translates as MKSINLPNKHCLFVGLFIWLFFTVESYSQITILTPTLDFTQACASTDFNEYQVTFSFYPAQNLGSDNTFLIELSDGSGSFDAPTVLETLTNTTSPVRAKFKIPETASGTGYKIRIKSTDPEFTSPESSAFSAHYAIHNQPFSINSYDSNVSLCQGETYTLTIDNNNTPASPVYYPELTYKWYKNFLEISGETTSQLTVSESGSYYCIVDYGNCVMDSYSNIVDVNVISDIKPIISSENNANAICNGGSTLLTSNFQDSSFTFTWFKDNSPIANSDAPTYNATQPGLYHVTIDNGSCDFVSNAIDIDLLDIDISINNNQDEVLLIPGNTIQLNTTTTATAPTYTWFKDGSVITGSSESNISVAEPGVYRVSVAQNSPCTIEKEASITVYAPLYYELAITALNDYEACNSAQTTLSVSKFDAITDNAVIDLLGNTQAYSFTWYNNNIEVSGETSSSIHINSASENGSYTLDVNLGNSETVISNALDINLASEVIEISNNTALCEGNSVVITSSVTNSNYSYQWYKNDVLITGENTFSITTTNEGDYHLDVLTGDCTSTSNIISLVKGQISITSETPESDVLLPGTTKLIEVQTDAVNPTYSWYKDDVALNNENQSTLTITEGGIYKVTVAQTADCITEVSKTFTISTPTDAVATISTDADFKTCSTSPTQLSLSSLEASTANGTIDLLEGDTSTYSFQWLKDGATVANATSLELDIQDFTQNGTYNLVSHIPGFGDVISNNIEVQLSSIEAFSITSEGTLCDTNSQVVLTTDNPHLGQYSYAWYKEGDTQVLETTPELTTQEAGMYYLEISDANCTVASNSIELNYFDDSQVITSHPSDINLYEGTSLTLSAEGASTYIWKFNDAIISETWEVKISEAGIYTLTASVGSCETVREFNVNIIPNNAIAIPNIVSLNGDGYNDTWALPSTYLNENTEITIYEATGKEVLKTTNYSNNWPATDFKFSTKSPVFYYTIKSGNEITNKGSITIIK
- a CDS encoding DUF4251 domain-containing protein, whose protein sequence is MKKYIVVLFVICFGIHFSVAQTRSERKAAKKEKEAQEFANMKTLIDTKQYTFEGDWATTQSGKRITLIGNPNYLNIDKTKAKAELPFFGVAQSIPYGGDGGIKFDGELKNYEVSYNDKKRIVIVNFSATNGTETFDCTLRIYGPETTTLNINSTNRNTINYDGRIKPLPVKKED
- a CDS encoding PorP/SprF family type IX secretion system membrane protein, with product MIKKHIILFFIVQVFALGQICAQENPVLSLSVPSQNNLKYNRFLQNPTFTFVREHNTNISAYNRSQWVGFNDAPKVYIISYSGKFTEKAGLGFGLFQQNMGVISSFGALANYAYNIKLNNELDLTLGFNFAYYNSGLNRNKIVTSDQDPLIAGLDNTSLLSIQPGINLSYKQFDFGLYAENLVDFDFSSTKLANDYVPKSFIIHGMYTHPLQSMEVLLEEATLQGLVRTRFNEVTDFDFGASAIFDAPKLGWLQTGYDSFYGISAGLGVHLSKRISIGYTYEKGIKNGISNFGSTHEFNIAFAIKHERKTDPFEAFNHDAEKLIEEYDVLNATSEKDNLLADIEVELDENTLPFLENLLEDETLTPSEKIEVETRITNLKTYADRAENVQALGKNAKPIVLRNANATQNKIVPKTVEDLKNAKDGYYLVSTPKEDINNKTLVNIKRYDILPEAISALNDKTEKGEDKDLYIIHVDNEDEQNPKTVPAKTDLQIAQEKADEEVRNRLKLKGVEDLRQSPSTGVKLEMKDIPQGYYIVANVFSDYTNAINFKDDLLSRGLDPDSFINPKNNYMYVYLKRFDEWQDALISYYTNVNHKYFDDIWIMPINTNETNKN